A single region of the Lotus japonicus ecotype B-129 chromosome 4, LjGifu_v1.2 genome encodes:
- the LOC130715673 gene encoding glucan endo-1,3-beta-glucosidase 14-like — MTTLAITYILLTIFLSADIGFIGRVASFGVNYGQVANNLPAPEKVLQLFHSMKITKTRIYDTNPQILNSLANSNVEVIVTIENQILSQLNDPQQALQWVNDHIKPFLPATKITGIQVGNEVYTELDPTLIQYLVPAVVNIHNALVQFGLNSNIHVSTPCSLEVLEESYPPSAGSFKSEISGIMYQFLKFLQATNSPFWVNAYPYFAYKNDPSKISLDYVMFNHNQGMVDPNTKLHYDNMLYAMVDAVTFAIAKLGFNGIEVRVSETGWPSKGDSNEVGASLLNAETYNKNLLRRQMANEGTPLRPRMRLEAYFFALFNEDMKTGATSERNFGLFQPDESMVYNVGLSDFAASSTSSTSISLTSSASVTKVAPKEYQSLFYGIFVYLLSTALRRLF; from the exons ATGACAACATTAGCAATCACTTACATTTTGCTAACAATCTTTCTCTCAGCAG ATATTGGATTTATCGGCCGCGTTGCGTCGTTCGGAGTAAACTACGGCCAAGTAGCTAACAATCTGCCGGCACCGGAAAAAGTTCTCCAACTCTTCCACTCCATGAAGATCACAAAAACAAGAATCTATGACACCAACCCACAGATTCTAAATTCTCTTGCTAATTCAAACGTTGAGGTCATTGTAACAATTGAAAACCAAATACTAAGCCAGTTAAACGACCCTCAACAAGCACTTCAATGGGTAAACGACCACATCAAACCTTTCCTACCTGCCACAAAGATCACAGGGATTCAAGTAGGGAATGAAGTTTACACGGAATTAGACCCCACTCTCATTCAGTATCTTGTTCCAGCAGTGGTGAACATTCACAACGCGCTTGTTCAGTTTGGATTGAACTCAAACATCCATGTGTCAACACCATGTTCGTTAGAAGTTCTCGAGGAATCTTACCCTCCTTCAGCTGGTAGTTTCAAGAGTGAAATCTCAGGGATCATGTACcagtttttgaaatttttgcAAGCAACTAACTCACCCTTTTGGGTCAATGCATATCCCTATTTTGCTTACAAGAATGACCCTAGTAAAATTTCATTGGACTATGTAATGTTCAATCATAATCAAGGAATGGTTGACCCTAACACCAAGCTTCACTATGATAACATGCTTTATGCTATGGTGGACGCGGTTACATTCGCGATTGCGAAACTAGGATTTAATGGGATTGAGGTTAGGGTTTCCGAGACCGGTTGGCCGTCAAAAGGTGATTCTAATGAGGTTGGTGCGAGTTTGCTGAATGCTGAAACTTATAACAAGAATTTGTTGAGGAGGCAAATGGCGAATGAAGGGACACCTCTGAGGCCGAGGATGAGGTTGGAGGCGTATTTTTTCGCGTTATTTAATGAAGATATGAAGACTGGAGCCACCTCGGAGAGAAACTTTGGCCTCTTTCAACCTGATGAAAGCATGGTTTACAATGTAGGGCTTTCTGATTTTGCTgcatcatcaacttcatctaCTTCAATTTCTCTTACCTCCTCTGCCTCTGTGACAAAG GTCGCACCAAAGGAGTACCAAAGTTTATTCTATGGGATATTTGTGTATCTGTTGAGTACAGCTTTGCGAAGACTGTTCTAA